The DNA region CAGCCTTAGCAAGCACCACAGGAAGTTCTGTTGCTGAAATGGCCTAGCAAGATTGACCCACATTAAGTCCAAATGGCCAGGTCTTTACACATTCACTTAGATCAGTCATTGAGGGTGGTATCTGAAGGGCTTGACTTTGGGCGAGGCAGGCTCTTTGCAGCTGAAGCAGTCCCTGAAGGAGCTGACAGTTGCTATCAGCACTCCCAGGAGCCAAGGCAGCAGGTTCTTCCTTGAAGGGGAGTCTGTATAATTCATCTCCATGTCTACCAAAAGCAAGATCTGTTTAACTCAGaaggagaacatttttttaatagatggaTATTACtaattcacatttattgattcCTAATATATATGGACTTACTACCATCTTATTTTGTGCTttaaatctatcatttttttcttatgatctgtttttctttccctgttttttgTCAGATTGCGTTGTCAGTGAGTTTGGAGGTTGGTGAGTTTCTTCCCTTCTACTATGTTAGCAATTGTGACAGAGATTGTGAGTTGCTTACCCATATCCACACCCTTTCTTACCAAAAGAACTGAATTCATTGGAGTTGGCAACATGCTCTTTTAAGTAAAATGACGTTTCTCAGGATCTCCTTCGACTGGAGTGGCCATGTGATACTCACTGGCCAATGAGATGTTGCTGGGTAAGTCTTTTGGGAAAACTCCTTAAGAATGCAAATGAATCCTTTTTGTCATTCTGCCTGAACCCTCTTCTTCCCTAAAAAGTAGGCTTGATAGCCAGCACTCTGGTAATCACTTTGAGGACATGAGAATAAGGCTAACATCTCTAAGATAATGAGGAGGAGCAGATGAGAAACTAGTAGCTTAGTTACATGAACTGCTACACCAGGCTTGGATTGTCCATGCTCAGATTTATGTAATGTAAAAACAAACCCCTAGTTTGTTTATCTCCTcatattttagatttgttttctctgaacATAATTTCCAATTTCTATAAAAGTTATacaatttattccttttcttctagtACTTATTTATACTTAGGTTCATTTTAACACTTACactttaaattttatgtcatggaAAATTTTGACCCAATCAGTATCTGTCACTTCTACCCCAAATCTGTCAAGGACTTCTGCCCAATTTTCTTTACTTCATTCACTGCCTCCAGCATCCTCTCATGTTAGTATCATCTGAGATagtacacatatttttaatagaaaaatcttTCTTGTAACAACAAATTTTAATGGCATCTGTACTCATTACTGCTTCTTATGTCATTCTCCTggattcattttcctttattgtgGAATTCACTTCCCAGAAATACTTTGAGAGACTTTCAATGTAAACtttgaattaataaaaatgtctttcattttttgcCCTTAGACTTGAATGATGTTGTAGGTGGTATATCATTCAAtgcttacatttcttttcttttagaacaTTAAAGGTGTCACTCCACTTAATCTCCTCACACCCAGTGTTGCTGCTGAGAAGGCTGAGGTCAGTCTGAAACTTATTCCTGAGTGGGtagtttctggatttttttttcctcttcaaatgtTTACGTATTTTATCTTCATCAGCTATGAGACTGTGCTGCAACCTGTTTGGAAAACAGATGGATGCCACCTTTTTTAGGGCAATTGAATCTCCTTGATGAGTTCTGAGAAACTCGTTAATGCCTTGAAGGTTCCTGCTCTTCATCTCTGTGCTTCCTTTctcaagaacactaattcaaccATGAGTAGAACTTCTGGATCGGtgctccatttttaaatttgcttttctttaaccttttcatttctctgaatctttcccttttctgctGTATTTCAAGAGTTCTCTTGTCAAACTTTCTACCCATTAACTTTGGTGATGTCCATTCTGCTATTCATCCCATCTATCAAGTTTGAATTTTAACACTATTCCTTTCTAAGATCCATAGATAGCTCTTTTAAATAATGGTTTGTTCTTTTATGGCTAAAATGTCTCCTCCCATCCACTGAGAATATTAATTCCACCTCTTTAAGTTGCCTTCTTAGTCTTTCCCTTGGCCATTGTGTTTCTCATTATTGAGTCTAGGGATGCTTTTTTTCTGCGGTTGGTTTCCTCCAAAGCTTGGTGATTCTTGTTTGGGTACTCATCTTTGTCTTGTGATTTCCTCTTTGCCTCTTGATGATTGCTATGTCCATGGGTTGCAAGGGAAGCATGGGGTGGGATCTCATGGTGGGTGGTCTCCTGGGCAGGAGTCTTGCTGTGCAAGGGAGTCACATGGTATCGGGCCCTACCAATCATAGCTCCTCCCTGGAGATAGTCCTTCTCTTGCCAACCACATGGCTCAGCTAGAGCTGGCTGCCCCTTCTATGGTTATATCCCAGCTAGTCCCCACAGTAGCCACCAGCCCCTGCTGCCTCCTGAATCAGCTGCTTCCAAGCTTGGAGGGACTGCATGGCCACTCTCTTCCTTGATAGGAGACCTTTTTTTAGAGCTTTGATATATGTTCTTTCAGTGTTTTCACATCTGCCTTCTGTCCTTTAAGGAGGCCACATAATTTCTGTCCATTTTAGTTCCCTTCCTAAATGTGTAGGTACTattagagatttttaattttttaattttaattttttaaatggttattttatttttgaaagagagagaacaaatgggggagaggcagagacagagggggacagaggatctgaagtgggctctgcgctgacagcaagcccaatgcagggcttgaacccacaaaccatgagatcatgacccgagctgaagttggatgctcaacctactgagccacccaggcgcctctattagagatttttaaaataaatatattctttttctgttattccTATGAATTTACACCAAGAGAAGAAGACCTGAACCTGTGTTCAAACATGTTGAGCCATTTTCTCATGgacatttttctggttttctttatgGTCATGTTTCGTTGAGGTTTGAGATAAAAATGTTGAAGCAGATTTTAATGACTGGGAACTTTTTTCTGCAGatggtttttctctgtttttaaatggaaattttagtttCCTCTCAtcctttccctcattttattcccttcccttcctgaacAATTTAGTCTGAAAGCCATTAGGCTGGGCAATGCAACATAGGTATACAAGGGCAAGAGAAACTGTGACACAGAACAGGGCGTGTATCCCAAGAGGGTGAGGAAGGTGTTGGCATAAGAGAGTTGCCAGTTTGGAACCCAGGCAGAGTAAAGGGGGGGTCTGGACATGGGAGTTCAAGGCCATGGCAGTAGTAGGTATCATAGCATGGACAAGATGAAGAGGGCATCCTTAATGGTATAGGAAATCAGAACTTGAGTACAGCAAGGAGGGTATCTGTGCAGAGGGCATCCTGAAATTTCATGTCAGCCCCAAGTTAGGTGAGAGGGGCATTCACAGAGGACAGCAACCAATGCGGGAAACTGGAGCCTGAGATACATGAAGAGGGTAATGGCCCAGCAGGGTGTCAGAGCTCAAGCAGGGTGAGGACAATGTCTGCATAGCCAGCAGCAGCCATGGAAGATTAATTACATACAGAGGAGACCAGATAAGAAAATGTATTAAGTATAATGGGGACCAGGTGTCTTAATCTTGGAAACAGGAGgttgaaatatagaaaatagaaaattagaatgaACTCTGATTTTAGATTGTAATTGGAGATACCAGTGTGAACTCATACATTtcaatatagatagatgatagatgatatagatgatagatagataatgtgtgcttgtgtgtatgcACAAACATATATTCCCTATCTCTGTGCACTGAGAGGGCCTGGTACCATTGCATCCCAATGATAATGAGAACACCTTGCTGTGCTCTCTGGGGTACTCTACTGCATCCCCAAATTTGCAGTTTTTCCCTGGCTGCCAGTTTTTAAGGTGGGTGTGAcccctttccttgttttgttgCTGATGCTAAATTTTTTTGGCACTTGACCTTTGTGCTGAAAGATGAGAATCAGCTCAGGAAatgagctcagagaggtaaaatgTGTCCACAGCCACACAGCAGTGAGTGGTGGAGTAAGGGATCTGACCTAGGGTTTGACTCCAAAATCCTTGCTCTTTACTCTGAGACACTGAACACAAGAGGGAAATGTAGTCAAGGAAAAATACAGAAGTCCTTCAGAGTGAGAGACCAGAACCTGTGTGAGACACAGGGGTgggacacagaggcacagagctggacatacAGAGCTCATGCCCCAATGCAATACAGAGAGCTGGAACCTGAGGCCTCCAGGCAGTATCTCAGAACCCTGTGAGCTGAAGGACTAGTTTGTCAGGGCAGAGTAGATGGAGCAGGACCAGATATAGGGCTTTTGAACTTGCAGTATTGATGGAGAATAACCCAAGACCCTAGGACCCTGTGTCTATAGGAAACCATGGGATAGCAGTGCCCAGATGGGCAAAGGGACAGCTTAACCTTGGCCTCTTAATGGCCCCTTTATCACGACCTAGGCCCCAATCCCACCCCAGGGGGGCAGATTTTCATAGGAAGTGACTGTCAGAGGCCCCAGCTCCAGCTGGACCAGCCTCTGCTAAGACTGAGCCTGGGGATAGGGTGAGGGAGACATGGCTGATCCTTCTTAACTCTTTATCTGTGAGATGCTATGACCTGACACTCACTAGAGGGTTAGGCTAGCAGTGGAGTGCGTTCTTTCCCATCTCCACTCTGGTGGAACCTCCCACAGGTCTGAAGGGGAATGAATCCTAGCCTCCATTTGGGACTGGAGGATGAATTTGAAGTAGGAATGCAGACTGGGGCTATGCACTCTTAACAATTTACAGTTTGACTCATTCTGACTTGGAGGCTGGTTATGAGGATACAGCCCCCAGTTGGGCAGGGAGTTTTGAAGAAGGTCATTGAGAGGATATGATTGCACATTGACTTGCAAGCTGGACCCAGGCAACTGAAGGCCCCTCATCCCCTCCCTTATCCTTGGAATGTGCATGCCACCCACCATGCCACAGTGGGAGCCTTTttcaaggacatagccttgagagaGCAATGTGGCATTGAGAACATCTGGACAGTATATATGTCTGAACCCTGTTAAGgcttatatataaacttttaagattctggcaggcagGTGAGATCTACTCACCTTGCAGCCACACAAGACAAGCCTCATACataagttcatttacttattaaacctgccacctaccaatctgaaATAGCCTGCCTCCTCCTTTCCATCTCTCCTTGCCCTTTGTAATGGGGGCCAGTTTATGAGCCAATGGGAACCATGATCACAGAGCTTGGGGTGGGTGGGCTCCTCTCATTCATGCAGGTGAGAGAACAAGCCCTAAGCAATTAGACCTAAGTGGGTGAATTCCCGACAAATGTGTTGCCATTGCCATCACtaacccccgcccccaccaggccTCCATTATATGCAACCTTGGGGAGGGGCACCATTTACATGAAGGATGCTCCCAGAGTTGGCCAACATGACAGATAGGTTTCACCAACTTTTCTACTTATGGCAGACCTTGCTAATCAGTCTCTCCTCAGTCTGGACAAAGGCTCAGGATCCTTCCCCTTAACACACTCAGGCCTTTGGACAACCCGGCCCATTCCTCAGTGCCAGATGTGAAGTATCTGCTATCATGTGCCCTGACCTCCTTGAACCTGTCAAAGAAAGAGCCTGGAGGAAGACCACTTCACTGTTTTATTGGGAGGGGAATACACTCTGTCACAATGCAAGGCCCTGAGCCCAGCAAGATCTCTAGCTCCAGATGCAGCTGGTTGGCAGTGACTCTGTACTGGCCCTTGATGAAACCCTGGGAAGCACAGGAGTGGCACCTCCAGTAGGCCTGGATAATGCGGACAGCATTGAGCAAACGGCAATAGCGCCTCCGGATGCGCCACATGCGGACCCAGGACTGCAGCTTGACTGCCGCCCACTCCTTCCGTGTAAAGGTCTCCAGTGCTGTCCGCCGCCTCCTCTCCATTAGCTTTGTCAGGATGTGCTTCCACCAGCGCTGGATGATCAGCGCTCTGATTACCGCGTGCAGTAGTGTCCGGCGCACCAGGGTGCCTCGCCACCAGGCCTGGATCTTTATGACTTCTTGATTACTGGTAGAGGGCTTATTTTGATTTCTTGGGatcttgcaagaaaaaaaaaggagggggcgtTTTGAGAATGTTCCCTACCCATTTGAATTTGGGGGCATGCCAGAAAGGGGCCCAGATTCCCTATCTACAATCAGCCCTTCTTCTGAAGCTCAGGAGCACTGGACAAGGCACTGGCTGGAACAAGAAGACCAGGTAGGtgtcctgtctctgccactctctgGTTAATGGACATGGACACAACATGTTGACCTCTGAATCTCAAagtccccatctgtaaaatgcgaGTACGTCTGCCCTGTCTATTTTATATGGATTAAGTTGGCCAGCCTAGGGCAAGAACACATGACCTATGGGTCAAAAAGTTACATGTTCCACCTGATCAAGACCTATGATCCTTCCCTTCAGACTCCACTCACCTGCTAGAGAAGTGGCATCCTTTGCTAATCCTGTCCTTTCATCCTTGACTCCAGCTCCAAACCACAAcctgctctcttcctctgtcaTGTTATGGTATTAAGTATCCCCCACcccataaagtttatttcttatcttttccccATCCTTACTCTTCTTGACTTTCACATTTTAACTCTTAATTAACAAGCAAACATatatgcacatgctctctctctctctctctctctctctctctctctttctctctcacacacacacacacacacacacagagacaaataTTGCTTAAGCTCAgctttccatatgttggctattccATTCCACAAACACAGCCCCTAcattcccagccccagccctgtgtGGTCTTGGGGGATAGGGGCTCATACTTGTCTAGCTTTCTTATCAGCACCATCCACTATCTGTGTCTCAACTGTATTTACATCTTCAGCCtgaaaaagaaatggggaaagaggACAAACAAGAATGAGTTTATTCCTTTCTTAGTTCTAGACCATGCAAAAAACACTAGCTATAGGCACTAGGACACAAGGACCAGAGACATCCAAGTCAAGTCTCCTCCCACCTCTACATTATTCTCTGAGGTCAGTGGTACTGAGGATAAACTGGTCGGTTCCTCTTTCTGCTGAAACTCATCTTCAGTGGGTTCATTAATATTTTGAGGCTGGTCCTTCTCCTGCAATCAGCAGTTAGGGAAAAGTCAAGAATGAAGCTGTGTTCCCTCCCTCTGCATTCAGTATCTCTAGCTTCCAGGGCTTCCCAGAGTATTCATATGCCAGGGGGATCCCCTTATCCTAAGAGATTTATGGAGAATCCCTAAAAAGCctggtttgtctgtctctcacttACTCACCATTGGATTGGGTGTAGATGGTTCAAATCCCCTCAGGTCTGTCTTCCTCTAGCCATGGATGGGTAGATTGAGTGGAGGGGGAGACCTATGATGTCATAAGGGCAGCTGTGACTCAGGCACAAGGATGCTCCCAATAGTTGAGCTGCATccaaggaaaagacaaaagtgCTGTCCATTCTTTTCTGCTGGAAATGGCCAAAGCCCTGAATACAAAAGTAAGACACTAGAATATTGGCCCACTGATGTACAGGTGTACAAAAATAACCAGTCATTGATCATATCCCTAATTGGTAAAAGTGAGGATTGATTTAATTGTTAACAGTCCATTTATACTCAGAGAATACTAATAAATTATAActgtaaaaaaatgaatttaggggtgcctgactggttcagtcagtagagcatgtgactcttgatctcagcgtcatgagttcaagccctatgttggatgtagagcttatttaaaggaaggaaggaaggaaggaaggaaggaaggaaggaaggaaggaaagaaggaaggaaggaaggaaagagagagagagagagaaaaagaatttttttaataatgaatttgATTTATATGTACTGATGAGAAAGTGTATCTAAGATATATTTGTAAGTGAAAAAGTTGGAGATCATTATGATCCCATTCATGTAAGTAAAGTCATCAAGatacataattatacatatatagtaaatGCATATAAAGGGGGAGAAAGGTATATGTACCAAATTGCTACCAATGATTACCTTGGAAGAGTTGAATTGTTGAACCATCCATTCAAGGCCCAGGAAACTCCATGAAGCTTCCAGGACCACCTGGGGCCCCCATTGCAGACTGCAATGAGCTCAGGTGCCCTCCTGTCTTCTTCCCTGAGGGACTCAAGGCTACATTTTATGGTGAGGAGTGGCCACTATAGAAGTTCTTAGCTGTGTTCTTAGCTCTGAACCATACAAAAGGCACTTGCCACAAGACCTCCCCACCTTTGCCTGTTCTTGTCCTGCGAAAACCCACCTGGTTAATGTGAGTCCCTGGTAGCCCCTCAGAGTCACAGCCCCAGGTGTCACTGAAAGTGCATTTCTCATATCTTCAGAACACTGAGGTAAGCCACATGACTGAGCAGTGGGGAGGAACTGAGAGAATATCAGGTAGGGCTCAAAATGTATCAAAGGGATGTGGGTCCTTCTAACCAGACTCCTTCAGGAAGCCTGCCCACAAGCCACTGAGGATGCCTCACCTGCAGATTCCCCAGCTGGCATATGGACATCTCTAGCACTCTGTGCCACTCACCCCATACTCCCTTACCCATGGCTGGCTCCCTGTGTAGGCCTCTGAGGATGATGAGTAGAAGCCTTTGCAGATGGCCAGTGAGCATGCATACAAAGCCAGTTGACTCTGTGGGACTGAGAAAGAACACAATTTGAACATTCAGCACTGCTCCAGGGAAAGCAAACAGGAGGCTATCAGAATTCAGCCTGGCTTTACAGGATTGAGAGAAGACATACAATCTTAAGAATCCTCTCGAGAAGGAATAAGAAGTATGGAggaggtatatttatttttgaaggagagagagatagagcatgagcaggggaggactagagagagagggagacacagaatccaaagcaggctgcaggctccaagctgtcagcacagagcccgacacggggcttgaacccacaagccatgagatcattacctgagctgaagtcagatgcttaaccaactgagccacccaggtgccccacccccacaaaatttaaaagcaacaagagcaAAATTTTCTCACATATAAGGGAAACTCCTTAAAGGTATCagtggatttctcagcagaacAGGCCATGAGAAAGTGATATATTCAAAgatatgatatatttaaagtgctaaaagaaaaaaaaaaaaaccctgctaatCAGGAATAAAGCTGTCCTTTAGAAATGAAGACAAGATAAATACTTTCCCACACAAAAGCTGACAGTTCATCTCTCTCACCACAAGACCTGCTTTACAAGCAATGCTGCAAGGAGTTCTTCAAGCTGATATGAAAGGATGctaattaataacaaaaacatatgaaaatataaagcacACTGGTAAAGGTAAGTAAACAGTCAGATTTAGAATACTGTAATATTGTAATCTGGTGGTGTGCTAATCACTTAACTTTAGTACAAAGGTTAAAGggcaaaagtattaaaaataactatagctacaaCAATTTGtcaatatatacacaatataaaaagatgtaaattatgacatcaaaaacagAGTTGGGGAAGGAGTAAAAGGGTAGGTTGTATATACAATTGAAGTTGTTATCAACTTAGactataagatgttttatgtcaGACTCATGGTAGCCACAAGGTACAAACAtacagtagatacacaaaagaaaaaaaaggaaatcaaagcataccactataggggcacctggctgactcagtcagtagaacatgtgactcttgatcttggggctgtaagttcgagccccatgttgggtgtagagattgcctaacaaaaaataaaatcttaaaaaaaaaatttttaagcatacCACTATGGAAAAACATcaaagaaagacagcaagagaagaaaggaataaaagaactaCAAAAGAGCCAGAAAACAATAAGATGGCATTAGTAAATCTTTACCTATCAGTaagtactttaaatgtaaatggattaaattctccaatcaaaagacacagagtggctaaatggacaaaacaaacagaaaagacccaGGTAATGCTAGTTAACAAAGACTCACTTAAGTTTCAAGGACACACATGAGCctaaaagtgaagggatagaaaaagatattccatgcaaaagGAACCAAGAGAGAACAGGGGTACCcacttagacaaaatagacttacattatctgatttcaagacttactgtcTTGGAAGactataaagttacagtaatcaagacaatgtggtttTAGTGTAAGAagagacaaacagatcaatgaaacagaatgaagaagccagaaatagactcacattTACACAGTgtattgattttctttaatgtatcAAGATAATTCAGTACAGAAAGGAAATGCATtttcaatgaggaaaaaagaaaaaatcttgaccCCTATCTAATATCATAGAcaaaacacacccacacatgaTGTGTCATAGatctaaacaaaaattaaagctaaaactataaagcttctagaagaaaaaccATGAGAATTATTTTGTGACCTTGGAGttgacaaagatttcttagacaaGACAGAGAAAACACTAAGTACAAAATATTGATAGAATGGACTTCATCCAAATTAAAACCATTTGTTTATCAAAAGACAGCATTTTTAAAGGTCAGCTGGGTGCTCACTTGGGCAACCCATACACTAAAATTGGAACTATGCAAAGAAGATTATCATGGCTCCTGTGCAAGGGTGACATACAAATACATGACATGTACCATATTTTTCAGTATGGAGACCACAGTCAACACACTGTATGGCATATTTGAGAGGTGCCAAGAGAGtaaatctctttgttttattattatttattttattttatttatttgatgggggagggacagagagagggtgagagagaatcccaagcaggcttcacactgccaatgtggagcctgatgtggggctcgaactcacaaactgtgtgagaacataacctgagccaaaatcaagagtcggatgcttaccgactgagacacccaggcggccctcttttttgtttttgtttttagatgttatttatttgttttgagagaaagagaaagagtgcatgagtgcaagtgagggaggggcagagatagagggagggagagaatcccaagcaggctccatgctgtcagcgtggagcctgaagggggtgggggggggttgatctcatgactgtgagatcatgacctaagccaaaatcaagagtcagacacttaactgactgagccacccaggtgcccctgagagtaaatcttaaaaattctcttaaCAAGTTAAAAAACTTCTGTaactgtgtggtgacagatgttaactagatttactGTGGTAagcattttacaatatatacaaatatcagatcattatgctgtacacctaaaactaatataatgttgtatgtcaattatacctcaacttTTTTTAGTCACAggctaaagaaaagaatattcactgtatatattatatatacatagagacagaaggagaatgTGACAAAGGTCTTTAGTCCAGGATAGAAAAACTTCTGCAACTTAATAATAAAGATAAGCAACCcagtaaaaatgggcaaaagacttaatACTCcataaaagaagatatacaaacaaccaccaaacacatgaaaagtttCTCAACATCGTTGCTTATTAGGGAAAGTCCAAACTTAcgctacaatgagataccactacttATCCATTATAATGGCtcaaatgaaagaatttttaaaaactgagaccaAATGTTGGCAGAATGGAATGACCAGTTTGGAAATTAGTTTGGCTGTCCCTGATAAAATTAAGCATACACGTACACCTGTtctgtgactcagcaattccactccttcATATTTActtgagggaaatgaaaatgtatgttcacAAAAAGACTTGTACAGGAATGCTTGTAGCATTACATTCATAAGAGCCAAATACTGGAGACAAGTCAAATGTCTATaaataggagaatggataaatattttttatgagtATACTCATAAAATACTATTAAATCATAAAAAGTAAAGAACTAACAATACATGTAA from Panthera leo isolate Ple1 chromosome A2, P.leo_Ple1_pat1.1, whole genome shotgun sequence includes:
- the LOC122214413 gene encoding IQ domain-containing protein F1-like isoform X2; translated protein: MAEDVNTVETQIVDGADKKARQIPRNQNKPSTSNQEVIKIQAWWRGTLVRRTLLHAVIRALIIQRWWKHILTKLMERRRRTALETFTRKEWAAVKLQSWVRMWRIRRRYCRLLNAVRIIQAYWRCHSCASQGFIKGQYRVTANQLHLELEILLGSGPCIVTECIPLPIKQ
- the LOC122214413 gene encoding IQ domain-containing protein F1-like isoform X1; the encoded protein is MEKDQPQNINEPTEDEFQQKEEPTSLSSVPLTSENNVEAEDVNTVETQIVDGADKKARQIPRNQNKPSTSNQEVIKIQAWWRGTLVRRTLLHAVIRALIIQRWWKHILTKLMERRRRTALETFTRKEWAAVKLQSWVRMWRIRRRYCRLLNAVRIIQAYWRCHSCASQGFIKGQYRVTANQLHLELEILLGSGPCIVTECIPLPIKQ